Sequence from the Candidatus Methanomethylicota archaeon genome:
TCATAAAGATTAACTAATTTTAAAGCTATTTCGTCCCATAAAAGAGGTTTGCTCTGATCTTTTAATTTATTATTTTTGAATTCCAATATTTCTAAAATCTTGGTAATTAAATCTTCCATGCCTTTAACAGGGATTACGAAGTTATAAGAGGCTATTGAGGGATTTACACTAAATGCGAGCAATTTCTTCCCTCTTGCTCTGACTTCATCCATTATAAGCGGATAGCTCTCTCCTGCGTGACGAGTTGGTAAGACTACTACATCTGCTGCATCAATAAGGCCAATTTTGTCTTCTTCGGATATAAATCCCAAATATCTTATTTTTTTATTAATATTTAATTTTTTAGCAATTTTAAGACACCTATTTAAGTACGTTGCGTCTCCTTTCCCCGCTATAATCAATTCCACATCTTTTATTTCTTCTGCAATCTTTTTGAATGATCTTATCAAAATATCGAGTCCCTTTGTTTTGTGGATCCTTCCAATATAAGCTATAATTTTTGAGGATTCAGGTATTTTATATCTCTCTCGAAAAAGTTGTGCGAGATTGGGAGTATTTATGTATATTTCATCAACGCCATGAGATAGTACAATCGCTTTTTTTTTGTAAATTTTTTCTAAAATATATTTTTCATATTCATTGGTAACTAAAGCGAGATCAACCAATTTTGAAACTCTCTTTGTTAGATTTTTTTGATACAAATATCCGAAAAATCTCATGAATGGATTGTAGTGATACCTCAGGTAGTCTACTCCAATGAAATAATTAACAGTTTTTTTGTCGAAATCCTTCGCT
This genomic interval carries:
- a CDS encoding glycosyltransferase family 4 protein encodes the protein MRILHVSTLYECDNVGGLELAVKKVAEAQARLGHEVMVLARDCKLHSHSLLKEVNRVKIHRIKSLSVYSPYLTFPLESFDDGVFKSVDIVHGWGGQNYYFVYKALKKAKDFDKKTVNYFIGVDYLRYHYNPFMRFFGYLYQKNLTKRVSKLVDLALVTNEYEKYILEKIYKKKAIVLSHGVDEIYINTPNLAQLFRERYKIPESSKIIAYIGRIHKTKGLDILIRSFKKIAEEIKDVELIIAGKGDATYLNRCLKIAKKLNINKKIRYLGFISEEDKIGLIDAADVVVLPTRHAGESYPLIMDEVRARGKKLLAFSVNPSIASYNFVIPVKGMEDLITKILEILEFKNNKLKDQSKPLLWDEIALKLVNLYENI